The following are encoded together in the Bacillus sp. V2I10 genome:
- a CDS encoding alpha-galactosidase, which translates to MPIFINEERNQFHLTNKTVSYLFHVMKNGELGQLYYGKKLNHQPDFSHFAAYHIPTAASCHPEKNDPAFSLETVCQEYPLYGTSDFREPAISLRHPNGSSVSKFEYSSYEVIDGKERIPGMPATFANAGAACTLVITLLDKLRDLKLKLSYTIFENTSSITRHASLENEGEQPIDIERMMSMSLDLGDHDFTMVHLAGTWSRERHVKERKLQTGIQSISSIRGASSHHHNPFMALKRSNATETSGEAYSFHFVYSGNFLAQAEVDHYDTTRIQMGIHPFQFNWRLNPGEAFHTPEVVMTYSDKGLNGLTQSTHNLFREHLIATVWQKRERPVLINNWEATYFDFNAEKIVAIAKQAKELGVELFVLDDGWFGKRNDDTTSLGDWFVDKNKLPDGIDALSQAVRNEGLKFGLWFEPEMISEESDLFSKHPDWVIHDPERPISYGRNQWVLDYTREEVVDYLFERISSIIQSAKLSYIKWDMNRNITEAYSAALGQDRQGEFFHRYILGVYDLYERLTSKYPDVLFESCAGGGGRFDAGMLFYAPQAWASDDTDAVERLKIQYGSSFIYPIYSIGSHVSDIPNHQTLRRTSLKARGDAAYFGTFGYELDPSKMTDEEKAEVKSQIETYKSHRTLIRNGDFYRLISPFESNETAWMVVSKDQTEAFIGWYQVLATPNPKKIQTLKLAGLDANSTYHVNGSDQAFAGDELMQRGLSLPVEYNGVNKNHAERGGDFQSSVFHLTKNGG; encoded by the coding sequence ATGCCTATATTCATAAATGAAGAACGCAACCAATTCCATCTTACGAACAAAACGGTCAGCTATCTTTTTCATGTAATGAAAAACGGGGAGCTTGGCCAGCTGTATTACGGAAAAAAACTGAACCATCAGCCTGATTTCTCTCATTTTGCCGCTTATCATATTCCGACTGCGGCAAGCTGTCATCCTGAAAAGAATGATCCTGCCTTTTCACTTGAAACGGTTTGTCAGGAATATCCGCTTTACGGAACGAGTGATTTCAGAGAGCCGGCAATTTCCCTGCGGCATCCGAATGGAAGCTCTGTCAGCAAATTTGAGTATTCATCCTATGAAGTGATAGATGGAAAAGAGCGCATCCCCGGCATGCCGGCTACGTTTGCCAATGCTGGAGCAGCGTGCACTCTCGTCATTACCTTACTTGATAAATTGAGAGATTTAAAGCTCAAACTCTCCTATACAATTTTTGAAAACACTTCTTCAATTACACGTCATGCAAGCCTAGAAAACGAGGGAGAGCAGCCGATCGACATCGAAAGAATGATGAGCATGTCACTCGATCTCGGCGATCATGATTTTACAATGGTTCATCTTGCCGGAACATGGTCAAGAGAGAGACATGTAAAAGAACGAAAGCTTCAAACTGGCATTCAATCGATCTCAAGTATTCGCGGAGCAAGCTCGCATCATCATAATCCGTTTATGGCGCTGAAACGTTCAAATGCTACAGAAACAAGCGGAGAGGCTTACAGCTTTCACTTCGTGTACAGCGGCAATTTTTTAGCGCAGGCTGAGGTTGATCATTATGATACAACGCGAATTCAAATGGGTATACATCCATTTCAGTTTAACTGGCGCCTGAATCCTGGGGAAGCGTTCCATACGCCAGAGGTAGTCATGACCTACTCTGATAAGGGCCTGAATGGTCTTACACAGTCTACTCATAACCTTTTTAGAGAGCATCTCATTGCAACTGTCTGGCAAAAAAGAGAGCGTCCTGTGCTCATCAACAACTGGGAAGCCACTTACTTTGACTTCAATGCAGAAAAAATCGTCGCGATTGCAAAGCAGGCCAAGGAGCTCGGTGTTGAGTTATTCGTTTTGGATGATGGCTGGTTTGGAAAGCGGAACGATGATACGACGTCACTCGGCGACTGGTTTGTGGACAAAAACAAATTGCCGGACGGAATTGACGCTTTGTCACAGGCGGTCCGAAACGAAGGGCTGAAGTTCGGCCTATGGTTTGAGCCTGAAATGATTTCAGAGGAAAGTGATCTTTTTTCAAAGCATCCGGACTGGGTCATTCATGATCCTGAGCGGCCGATTTCATACGGACGCAATCAGTGGGTGCTCGACTATACAAGAGAAGAAGTGGTGGATTATCTGTTTGAGAGAATCTCTTCCATTATCCAATCAGCAAAGCTCAGCTATATCAAATGGGATATGAACCGCAACATTACGGAAGCGTATTCCGCAGCACTCGGACAGGATCGCCAGGGAGAATTTTTCCACCGATACATTCTTGGGGTTTACGACCTGTATGAAAGACTGACTTCTAAATATCCTGACGTGCTGTTTGAATCATGTGCAGGAGGCGGAGGCCGCTTTGATGCCGGAATGCTCTTTTATGCTCCTCAGGCTTGGGCCAGTGACGATACGGATGCGGTGGAGCGATTGAAAATTCAATATGGATCTTCCTTTATCTATCCGATCTACAGCATCGGCTCGCACGTTTCCGATATTCCAAATCATCAGACGCTGCGCAGAACTTCCTTAAAGGCGCGCGGTGATGCCGCATACTTCGGAACGTTTGGCTATGAGCTGGATCCGAGCAAAATGACCGATGAAGAAAAAGCAGAGGTAAAAAGTCAGATCGAAACATATAAATCACATCGCACACTAATTAGAAACGGCGATTTTTACAGATTGATCAGCCCATTTGAATCGAACGAAACAGCGTGGATGGTCGTCTCTAAAGATCAGACAGAAGCATTCATCGGATGGTATCAAGTACTGGCTACGCCAAATCCGAAGAAAATCCAGACGCTGAAGCTAGCGGGGCTTGATGCAAACAGCACCTACCATGTGAACGGGTCTGATCAGGCGTTTGCCGGGGATGAATTGATGCAAAGAGGGCTTTCGCTTCCGGTTGAATACAACGGAGTGAACAAAAATCATGCAGAGCGCGGCGGAGATTTCCAATCAAGCGTATTCCACTTAACGAAAAATGGGGGATGA
- a CDS encoding beta-galactosidase: protein MLTTKGNQFYLNNEPFQILSGSIHYFRVVPEFWEDRLLKLKQLGMNTVETYIPWNVHEPKKGEFHFEGLADLESFIKKAEELKLYVILRPAPYICAEWEFGGFPGWLLKEPGMALRSSDPVFFEHLRSYFNVLLPKIVPHLTSNGGPVIAVQVENEYGAYGNDLKYLNASAELFKQAGINVLLFTSDGPEFIQHGSMQDAVTTLNFGSRSEEAFASLETFRSNSPKMCVEFWIGWFDHWGGKHHTREAADVAAEYEKMVAQGASVNFYMFHGGTNFGYMNGANHYEFYTPTITSYDYDALLTEWGDPTEKYHAVKQVLSKYTDVPKENPVPSEKKHYGTVELTEQMSVFDFLKQKTPKTLIAPKSMEELDQNYGYVLYKTTITKQGELEMDITPIRDRAFIYINGRLERTVYRNDAEKMITLPFCEKENILEIFVENMGRVNYGKHLKDKKGIIDNLWIGNQYWFHWEVYLLDPDAEAISFIEGKDERFPRFYKGELSIEAPADTFIDLEGWMKGNVWVNGFNLGRYWVTEGPQKRLYLPGPLLKKGKNEILLIELEGTDAHSITLVDEPNLG, encoded by the coding sequence ATGCTGACAACAAAGGGGAACCAGTTTTATTTAAATAATGAGCCGTTTCAAATTTTATCAGGCAGCATTCATTACTTCAGGGTTGTACCGGAGTTCTGGGAAGACCGGCTGCTCAAATTGAAGCAGCTCGGCATGAATACGGTAGAAACGTATATTCCGTGGAATGTCCATGAACCGAAAAAGGGTGAATTTCACTTTGAAGGTTTGGCAGATCTGGAAAGCTTTATTAAAAAAGCAGAAGAATTGAAGCTGTATGTCATTCTGAGACCGGCTCCCTACATCTGTGCAGAGTGGGAGTTCGGCGGATTTCCAGGGTGGCTGCTGAAGGAGCCGGGAATGGCGCTCCGCAGCTCGGATCCTGTCTTCTTTGAGCATCTGCGCTCTTATTTTAACGTCCTGCTTCCAAAAATCGTGCCGCATTTAACATCAAACGGCGGGCCTGTTATCGCCGTACAGGTGGAGAATGAATATGGCGCTTACGGCAATGACCTTAAGTATTTGAATGCTTCGGCAGAGCTTTTTAAACAGGCAGGAATAAACGTCCTGCTATTCACCTCAGACGGACCAGAGTTCATTCAGCATGGCTCCATGCAAGATGCAGTGACAACCTTGAACTTCGGCTCTCGCTCTGAGGAAGCCTTTGCTTCACTCGAAACGTTTCGATCGAATTCTCCAAAGATGTGTGTAGAATTCTGGATCGGCTGGTTCGATCATTGGGGAGGAAAGCATCATACCCGCGAGGCTGCCGATGTTGCGGCAGAATATGAAAAAATGGTGGCACAGGGGGCTTCCGTTAACTTTTATATGTTCCACGGGGGAACGAATTTCGGGTATATGAACGGGGCCAATCATTACGAATTCTACACTCCGACGATTACAAGCTATGATTACGACGCGCTTTTGACAGAATGGGGTGACCCGACGGAAAAATACCATGCTGTTAAGCAGGTGCTTTCTAAATATACGGATGTTCCAAAAGAAAACCCGGTCCCATCTGAAAAGAAACACTATGGAACTGTAGAGCTTACAGAACAAATGAGTGTGTTCGATTTTCTGAAACAAAAAACACCGAAAACGCTTATTGCTCCAAAATCAATGGAAGAGCTGGATCAGAACTACGGCTATGTCCTTTACAAAACAACGATCACAAAGCAAGGCGAGCTTGAAATGGATATCACGCCAATCCGCGACAGAGCGTTTATTTACATTAACGGCAGGTTGGAACGCACAGTTTACCGCAATGATGCGGAAAAAATGATTACGCTGCCATTTTGCGAGAAGGAAAACATCCTTGAAATCTTTGTTGAAAATATGGGCCGCGTCAATTACGGCAAGCATTTAAAGGATAAAAAGGGCATCATTGATAACCTTTGGATCGGCAATCAGTACTGGTTCCATTGGGAGGTTTATCTGCTTGATCCGGATGCAGAAGCCATTTCATTCATTGAAGGAAAAGATGAACGCTTCCCGCGCTTTTACAAAGGTGAACTTTCGATTGAAGCTCCTGCCGATACATTTATTGATCTTGAAGGATGGATGAAAGGAAATGTGTGGGTGAACGGCTTTAACCTTGGCCGCTACTGGGTAACGGAAGGACCTCAAAAACGTCTTTACTTGCCGGGTCCTCTTTTGAAAAAAGGAAAGAATGAGATTTTACTTATCGAGCTTGAAGGAACAGATGCCCATTCCATCACTCTTGTGGATGAACCAAATCTTGGCTAA
- a CDS encoding carbohydrate ABC transporter permease, with protein sequence MYSLLMLFLIISIFPFYWMFIGATNDSGKMFTNPPTLTPGDQLMTNFQNLNASINIPQVMFNSLFVSLLYVVAALAVCSLAAYALAKFEFKGRNFIFTAFLLSMMIPYQATLIPLFRMMSELNLLNTYFAVIAPQLCYPFAIFLLRQNFLAFPTELIEAARLDGAGELKIFFKVVAPSMRPALAAASIFLFMTQWNSFMWPLVVLNDASMYTFPVALSSLMGLSYIDYGQVMMGVSIATIPIIIFFLVLQKQFISGMLGSAMK encoded by the coding sequence ATGTACAGTTTATTAATGCTTTTTCTGATCATCTCGATTTTCCCGTTTTACTGGATGTTCATCGGCGCTACAAATGATTCAGGAAAGATGTTTACAAATCCGCCGACACTGACGCCTGGCGATCAGCTGATGACGAATTTCCAAAACCTGAATGCATCGATTAATATTCCGCAGGTTATGTTTAACTCGCTGTTTGTATCCCTTCTATATGTAGTCGCAGCGCTCGCAGTATGTTCGCTTGCTGCATACGCTCTTGCAAAATTTGAATTCAAAGGAAGAAACTTTATCTTTACGGCGTTTTTGCTGTCCATGATGATTCCATATCAGGCAACACTGATTCCGCTTTTCCGCATGATGTCTGAGCTGAATTTGCTGAATACGTACTTTGCGGTTATTGCTCCGCAGCTATGCTATCCATTTGCCATTTTCTTGTTGAGACAGAACTTCCTGGCATTCCCGACAGAGCTGATTGAAGCAGCACGTCTTGACGGAGCAGGGGAACTGAAAATCTTCTTTAAAGTAGTAGCGCCATCTATGCGACCTGCACTTGCCGCAGCATCGATTTTCCTGTTTATGACACAGTGGAACAGCTTTATGTGGCCGCTTGTTGTGTTGAACGATGCAAGTATGTACACGTTCCCAGTTGCTCTTTCAAGCTTAATGGGTCTTTCATACATTGATTACGGTCAAGTCATGATGGGTGTTTCCATCGCAACCATTCCAATCATTATCTTCTTCTTAGTACTGCAGAAGCAATTTATCTCAGGCATGCTCGGAAGTGCCATGAAATAG
- a CDS encoding carbohydrate ABC transporter permease, whose product MSQTRLFPYMFIAPAVILFIVFTVYPIFSSLLLSFQTFEAGEYIFTGLDNYVTLFQDEIFHKALMNTFIIFIVQVPIMLILALVLSSVLNSGLLRLKGFFRVSFFLPAVTSLVAYSILFSIMLQEDGIINTVIGFLGMEAIPWLSDSFWAKASIILAMTWRWTGYNMVIFLAALQNIPNDMYEAASLDGAGKIRQFFYITIPQLKPVILFAGTLSTIGTLQLFDEPFNLTKGGPADSTMTLGLYIYQNGFEFFQFGYASAIAYIVVVLVGILTFIQFKVAGDR is encoded by the coding sequence ATGAGTCAAACACGTTTATTTCCTTATATGTTTATCGCCCCTGCAGTTATACTCTTTATAGTTTTTACTGTCTATCCGATTTTTTCTTCTCTTTTATTAAGCTTTCAAACCTTTGAGGCAGGGGAATACATCTTTACTGGATTGGATAATTACGTCACGTTATTCCAGGATGAAATTTTCCATAAAGCCCTTATGAACACGTTTATTATCTTTATCGTTCAGGTTCCGATCATGCTGATTCTGGCTCTTGTGCTTTCAAGCGTGCTGAACAGCGGACTGCTGCGCTTAAAAGGATTTTTCAGAGTGTCATTTTTCCTTCCTGCAGTCACATCGCTTGTGGCATACTCCATCCTTTTCTCGATCATGCTTCAGGAGGACGGAATTATTAATACAGTTATTGGATTTTTAGGTATGGAAGCGATCCCATGGCTGTCAGACAGCTTCTGGGCAAAAGCATCCATCATCCTTGCGATGACATGGAGATGGACGGGATATAACATGGTTATCTTTCTTGCAGCTCTTCAAAACATTCCAAACGATATGTACGAGGCTGCTTCTTTAGACGGTGCAGGAAAGATCAGACAGTTTTTCTACATTACCATTCCGCAGCTGAAGCCGGTTATTCTGTTTGCTGGAACATTATCAACAATCGGTACGCTGCAGCTATTCGATGAGCCATTCAACTTAACAAAAGGCGGACCGGCTGATTCTACGATGACACTTGGCTTGTACATCTACCAAAACGGATTCGAATTCTTCCAGTTCGGCTACGCATCAGCCATTGCATACATCGTTGTGGTATTAGTAGGCATCCTAACGTTCATTCAATTCAAAGTGGCAGGTGATAGATAA
- a CDS encoding ABC transporter substrate-binding protein codes for MKKVMGLISLVLIIGMLSACSGGSSEKTSKDDKKLTAWAWNINVPVLEAAAERYKKDNPDFELEIVEIGREDVYSKLTTGLQAGGQGLPDIVLVEDDRIQGYAESYPKAFLDLSEYGFEEHKDKFPSSKTALLTVNDKVVGFPFDGGPTGVFYRTDIFEEAGVKAEDIQTWDQFVEAGKVIKEKTGKPMLGLDLNGDDGLYRMMMNQQGSLYFDDKGELALTSEESMNAAKVIKQLKDEGLVKNTVGWDAWISAMVSGEVAAAPSGAWLSGSITGQGKDTSGKWGVIALPAFEEGGNRASNLGGSNYVIMESTDKKQEAYEFMEYFSTDEETQLEAMKGGLFPTLNTIYDEPIFTEEQEFFSGQPIWSTFTEQMESIPSVNYTGNYSLAMDESIKAQSESVSGKVSMEEAYEAAQKRLENRIK; via the coding sequence ATGAAAAAGGTAATGGGTTTGATTAGTCTGGTTCTAATCATCGGCATGCTCTCTGCTTGTTCGGGAGGATCTTCTGAAAAAACAAGTAAAGACGACAAAAAATTGACGGCCTGGGCTTGGAACATCAACGTTCCTGTACTTGAGGCAGCGGCCGAGCGCTATAAGAAAGATAATCCTGATTTTGAGCTTGAAATTGTAGAAATCGGGAGAGAAGATGTTTATTCGAAATTAACAACAGGCTTGCAGGCGGGCGGACAAGGTCTTCCTGACATCGTCCTTGTCGAAGATGACCGCATTCAGGGATATGCAGAATCTTATCCTAAAGCATTCTTAGATCTATCTGAGTACGGCTTTGAGGAGCATAAAGATAAATTTCCATCAAGTAAAACAGCCCTTTTAACTGTGAATGACAAAGTGGTAGGCTTCCCGTTTGACGGCGGACCGACAGGCGTCTTTTACCGCACAGATATTTTTGAAGAAGCTGGCGTAAAAGCAGAAGACATTCAAACATGGGATCAATTTGTTGAAGCGGGAAAAGTCATTAAAGAAAAAACAGGCAAACCAATGCTTGGCCTTGATTTAAACGGTGACGACGGACTCTACCGCATGATGATGAATCAGCAGGGTTCCCTTTACTTTGATGATAAAGGAGAGCTTGCTTTAACGTCAGAAGAATCAATGAATGCTGCAAAAGTGATCAAGCAGCTTAAAGATGAAGGCTTAGTGAAAAATACAGTCGGCTGGGATGCATGGATCAGTGCCATGGTAAGCGGCGAGGTTGCAGCAGCACCATCCGGGGCATGGCTCTCAGGTTCAATCACAGGACAAGGTAAAGATACATCAGGCAAGTGGGGCGTTATTGCACTTCCGGCATTTGAAGAAGGCGGCAACCGTGCTTCTAACCTTGGAGGAAGCAACTACGTCATCATGGAATCTACGGACAAAAAACAAGAGGCATATGAGTTCATGGAATACTTCTCAACAGATGAAGAAACACAGCTTGAAGCAATGAAAGGCGGCTTATTCCCGACACTTAACACGATTTATGATGAGCCGATCTTCACTGAAGAGCAGGAGTTCTTCTCTGGACAGCCGATCTGGAGCACGTTCACAGAGCAAATGGAGAGCATTCCATCTGTTAACTATACAGGCAACTATTCACTGGCAATGGATGAATCAATCAAAGCCCAGTCTGAATCAGTCAGCGGCAAAGTATCGATGGAAGAAGCATACGAAGCAGCGCAAAAACGTTTAGAGAACAGAATTAAATAA
- a CDS encoding Hsp20/alpha crystallin family protein — MDSNRKDPMKMINDFFVSRPKHTLLGSIDDYFKQSFAPRGFPVVTDESDAAFIVKAELPGIEKENIKLEILGEELIITVKSDKNEKKNGKQSILIPPSAVKRNLKANYRNGVLKVTIPKKPSTKIEIE; from the coding sequence ATGGATTCAAATCGAAAAGATCCGATGAAAATGATCAATGATTTTTTTGTCTCGCGCCCAAAGCATACCCTGCTCGGAAGCATCGATGACTATTTTAAGCAGTCATTTGCCCCAAGGGGATTTCCGGTTGTGACCGACGAATCAGACGCAGCATTTATTGTGAAAGCGGAACTGCCCGGAATCGAAAAAGAGAATATAAAGCTTGAGATTCTGGGAGAAGAACTGATTATTACAGTAAAATCAGATAAGAATGAGAAGAAAAACGGCAAACAATCAATACTGATTCCCCCGTCAGCTGTAAAAAGAAATTTAAAAGCAAATTACAGAAACGGTGTGTTAAAGGTCACAATTCCAAAGAAGCCTTCAACAAAAATCGAGATTGAATGA
- the putP gene encoding sodium/proline symporter PutP — protein MVEIGTILSLGIYFVGMLLIGFYAFKKSTNDVSGYMLGGRGLGPAVTALSAGASDMSGWMLMGLPGAMYTTGLSSMWIAVGLSIGAYLNYILVAPRLRTYTEVANDSITIPDYFENRFKDTSRMLRFVSAIVIVIFFTLYTSAGLVSGGLLFESAFKTDYLFGMLLTAGVVVVYTLFGGFLAVSLTDFVQGIIMFLALILVPVVAFMELGGVGPALDVVHEIDPTYMDIFKGTSVIGILGFLAWGLGYFGQPHIIVRFMAISSIKELKPARRIGMGWMIISIIGAMLTGLVGIAYINQTGASLADPETIFIKFSQVLFHPFITGFLLAAILAAIMSTISSQLLVTASALTEDFYKTFFKRNASDKELVLVGRLAVLLVAIVGVLLSLEPSDTILSLVGYAWAGFGSAFGPAVLLSLYWKRMTKWGALAGIIVGAVTVLIWVNVPALKEFMYEMIPGFFLSLLAVYAVSLITSRPSKNVQNTFTEMEEVLEEETK, from the coding sequence TTGGTGGAAATCGGAACAATTTTATCACTTGGAATTTATTTTGTCGGCATGCTTCTGATTGGTTTCTATGCCTTCAAAAAATCAACAAATGATGTATCTGGCTACATGCTGGGAGGACGCGGGCTTGGACCTGCCGTTACTGCTTTGTCAGCAGGTGCATCTGATATGAGCGGCTGGATGCTGATGGGTCTTCCTGGTGCAATGTATACAACCGGATTATCAAGTATGTGGATTGCAGTTGGTTTATCCATAGGGGCTTATTTAAATTATATTCTTGTAGCTCCTCGCCTGCGTACCTATACAGAGGTAGCAAACGACTCCATTACGATCCCTGATTACTTCGAAAACCGCTTTAAAGACACGTCACGCATGCTCCGGTTTGTTTCTGCAATCGTTATTGTTATATTCTTCACACTTTACACATCTGCAGGATTAGTATCAGGAGGACTTTTGTTTGAGTCAGCCTTTAAAACGGATTACCTGTTTGGTATGCTTCTTACAGCCGGTGTTGTAGTGGTATACACTCTTTTTGGCGGATTCCTTGCCGTCAGCTTAACTGATTTTGTACAGGGCATCATCATGTTCCTTGCGCTGATCCTGGTGCCGGTCGTAGCCTTTATGGAACTTGGAGGAGTGGGGCCTGCATTGGACGTTGTCCATGAAATCGACCCGACATACATGGATATTTTTAAAGGAACATCTGTTATTGGTATCCTCGGGTTTTTAGCTTGGGGGCTTGGATACTTTGGACAGCCTCACATTATCGTTCGTTTTATGGCGATATCGTCTATTAAGGAACTAAAGCCTGCTCGAAGAATTGGCATGGGCTGGATGATTATCTCGATTATTGGTGCGATGCTGACAGGACTTGTCGGTATTGCCTATATTAATCAGACAGGGGCTTCTCTTGCAGACCCTGAAACGATCTTCATCAAATTTTCCCAAGTGCTTTTCCATCCGTTTATTACAGGGTTCCTGCTTGCAGCAATCCTTGCAGCGATCATGAGTACCATTTCGTCACAGCTGCTTGTTACAGCGAGCGCCCTGACAGAGGACTTTTATAAAACGTTCTTCAAGCGAAATGCCTCTGATAAAGAGCTTGTTCTCGTTGGAAGACTCGCAGTCTTGCTTGTTGCAATCGTAGGTGTCCTGCTATCCCTGGAACCAAGCGACACTATCCTTTCCCTGGTCGGATATGCTTGGGCTGGATTTGGTTCTGCATTCGGACCAGCCGTCCTCCTCAGCCTATACTGGAAACGCATGACAAAGTGGGGCGCGCTTGCCGGTATAATCGTCGGTGCTGTTACCGTACTGATTTGGGTAAACGTACCTGCACTGAAAGAATTTATGTACGAAATGATTCCTGGCTTCTTCTTAAGTTTACTTGCTGTTTACGCTGTCAGCTTAATCACAAGCAGACCTTCAAAGAATGTTCAGAATACGTTTACTGAAATGGAAGAAGTTTTAGAGGAAGAAACAAAGTAA
- the pruA gene encoding L-glutamate gamma-semialdehyde dehydrogenase: MMIPYKHEPFTDFSSEENKKAYLEGLKLVESYLGQDYNLVIGGECISTEDKIVSVNPSNKEEVIGRVSKANRELAEKAMQVADETFNTWRKVKPEVRADILFRAAAIIRRRKHEFSALLTKEAGKPWNEADADTAEAIDFIEYYARQMLKLKDGMPVESRPGEYNRYSYIPLGVGIIISPWNFPFAIMAGTTIAAIVTGNTVLLKPASTTPVVAAKFAEVLEQAGLPKGVLNFVPGSGAEVGDYLVDHPRTRFISFTGSRDVGTRIYERASKVNKGQIWLKRVIAEMGGKDTIVVDKDADLELAAQSIVKSAFGFSGQKCSACSRAVIVEDVYDQVLNRAIELTKELTVGDTADGSYFMGPVIDQAAFDKIMSYVEIGKEEGRLVAGGEGDSSKGFFIQPTIIADLDPKARLMQEEIFGPVVGFAKAKDFDHAIEIANNTDYGLTGAVLTNNRDHIEKAREDFHVGNLYFNRGCTGAIVGYQPFGGFNMSGTDSKGGGPDYLLLHLQAKTTSETL; the protein is encoded by the coding sequence ATCATGATACCGTACAAACACGAACCATTTACTGATTTTTCATCAGAAGAGAATAAGAAAGCCTACCTAGAAGGCTTGAAGCTTGTCGAGTCATACTTAGGACAGGATTATAACTTGGTTATTGGCGGAGAGTGCATTTCCACAGAGGATAAAATTGTTTCTGTGAATCCTTCAAATAAAGAAGAGGTGATTGGCCGCGTTTCGAAGGCGAACCGGGAGTTAGCCGAAAAAGCGATGCAAGTGGCAGATGAGACATTTAACACGTGGCGCAAAGTAAAGCCGGAAGTTCGTGCGGACATTCTTTTCCGTGCAGCTGCGATCATTCGCCGCCGCAAGCATGAGTTTTCAGCGCTTTTAACGAAAGAAGCAGGCAAGCCTTGGAATGAAGCGGATGCTGATACTGCAGAAGCGATCGATTTCATTGAGTACTATGCCCGTCAAATGCTGAAATTAAAGGATGGCATGCCGGTTGAGAGCCGTCCTGGTGAATATAACCGTTACAGCTACATTCCTCTGGGTGTAGGGATTATTATTTCCCCGTGGAACTTCCCGTTTGCGATTATGGCAGGTACGACAATTGCCGCAATCGTAACAGGAAACACTGTGTTACTAAAACCGGCTTCAACTACTCCAGTTGTCGCGGCTAAGTTTGCAGAAGTTCTGGAGCAGGCGGGACTTCCGAAAGGTGTTTTAAATTTCGTGCCTGGAAGCGGCGCTGAGGTTGGCGATTACTTAGTTGATCACCCGCGCACCCGTTTTATCAGCTTCACAGGATCCAGAGACGTAGGCACACGCATTTATGAGCGTGCTTCTAAAGTGAATAAAGGGCAAATCTGGCTGAAGCGCGTCATTGCTGAAATGGGCGGCAAGGATACAATAGTCGTTGATAAAGACGCAGATTTAGAGTTAGCTGCACAATCAATCGTGAAATCTGCATTTGGATTCTCTGGACAAAAATGCTCGGCATGTTCACGAGCAGTTATCGTTGAGGATGTGTATGATCAGGTTCTAAATCGCGCAATCGAGTTAACAAAAGAATTGACAGTCGGCGATACAGCAGACGGATCTTATTTCATGGGTCCTGTCATCGACCAGGCTGCATTTGATAAAATTATGAGTTATGTCGAAATCGGCAAGGAAGAAGGCAGGCTTGTTGCAGGCGGAGAAGGAGACAGCTCGAAAGGCTTCTTCATTCAGCCTACAATCATTGCGGATCTTGATCCGAAAGCACGCTTGATGCAGGAGGAAATCTTCGGGCCGGTTGTCGGCTTTGCGAAAGCAAAAGATTTCGACCATGCGATTGAAATTGCCAACAACACAGACTACGGTTTAACAGGGGCAGTCCTTACAAACAACCGTGATCACATTGAGAAGGCGCGCGAAGACTTCCATGTCGGAAATCTGTATTTCAACCGCGGCTGTACAGGGGCGATCGTTGGATACCAGCCATTCGGCGGCTTCAACATGTCCGGTACAGATTCAAAAGGCGGCGGACCGGATTATTTATTGCTTCACCTTCAAGCAAAAACAACGTCAGAAACGCTTTAA